The following are from one region of the Rhinoraja longicauda isolate Sanriku21f chromosome 3, sRhiLon1.1, whole genome shotgun sequence genome:
- the LOC144592375 gene encoding cysteine-rich protein 1 isoform X1, translating to MISYCPICGKPVYFAFLINILHSAAERKRSLGKDYHPLCLKCYRCKRQLSPGQHAEDNEKPYCNHCYLQHFGPRGARRPASRTTSGAAGSNVPVENPST from the exons ATGATTTCATATTGTCCAATTTGTGGGAAGCCTGTCTATTTTG caTTCCTTATCAACATTCTACATTCTGCAGCGGAGAGGAAGCGATCTTTGGGCAAAGATTACCATCCCCTTTGCCTGAAATGCTACCGGTGTAAACGTCAGTTAAGTCCTGGCCAACATGCAGAG GATAATGAGAAACCATACTGCAATCACTGCTACCTACAGCATTTTGGACCAAGAG GAGCAAGGCGACCAGCATCTCGAACGACTTCTGGAGCAGCTGGATCCAATGTTCCAGTTGAGAACCCCAGCACTTAG
- the LOC144592375 gene encoding cysteine-rich protein 1 isoform X2: MISYCPICGKPVYFAERKRSLGKDYHPLCLKCYRCKRQLSPGQHAEDNEKPYCNHCYLQHFGPRGARRPASRTTSGAAGSNVPVENPST; encoded by the exons ATGATTTCATATTGTCCAATTTGTGGGAAGCCTGTCTATTTTG CGGAGAGGAAGCGATCTTTGGGCAAAGATTACCATCCCCTTTGCCTGAAATGCTACCGGTGTAAACGTCAGTTAAGTCCTGGCCAACATGCAGAG GATAATGAGAAACCATACTGCAATCACTGCTACCTACAGCATTTTGGACCAAGAG GAGCAAGGCGACCAGCATCTCGAACGACTTCTGGAGCAGCTGGATCCAATGTTCCAGTTGAGAACCCCAGCACTTAG